Proteins encoded by one window of Azospirillum brasilense:
- a CDS encoding TIGR00645 family protein yields the protein MIERRFEQIIFASRWLLAPFYLGLVVSLVLLLAKFTQEIFHIVPHVLEMQEKDVLLAVLTLIDLSLAGNLLLMVIFSGYENFVSKIDVADHKDRPDWMGKVDFGGLKLKLIASIVAISGIHLLKSFMNIDNTSKENLMWMVIVHMTFVVSGVLLALMDRLEGSHHGAHGKAAAAAKSDHH from the coding sequence AGCCGCTGGCTGCTCGCCCCCTTCTATCTGGGGCTCGTCGTGTCGCTGGTGCTCCTGCTCGCGAAGTTCACCCAGGAGATCTTCCACATCGTCCCGCACGTGCTGGAGATGCAGGAAAAGGACGTCCTCCTGGCCGTGCTGACCCTGATTGACCTGTCGCTGGCCGGCAACCTGCTGCTGATGGTGATCTTTTCGGGATACGAGAACTTCGTGTCCAAGATCGACGTGGCCGACCACAAGGACCGCCCGGACTGGATGGGCAAGGTCGACTTCGGCGGGCTGAAGCTGAAGCTGATCGCCTCCATCGTGGCGATCTCCGGCATCCACCTGCTGAAAAGCTTCATGAACATCGACAACACCAGCAAGGAAAACCTGATGTGGATGGTCATCGTCCACATGACCTTCGTGGTGTCGGGCGTCCTGCTGGCCCTGATGGACCGGCTGGAAGGGAGCCATCACGGAGCGCACGGCAAGGCGGCGGCCGCGGCGAAATCCGATCATCATTGA